CAAACACATCACTGATTTCCTCGACCGTGAGGAATTGCCATATCGACTCATTGACCCACAGCCCACTATGGCCAACGTCGTGGGGACATTTGAGGGTGCCAACCCTGGGCGACATCTAGTCCTAAATGGGCATATTGATTGCTTCCCCGTGGACGAGACAGACGATCGCTGGAGTCATGGACCGTGGAGTGGCGAAGTAGCAGATGGGAAGGTATGGGGCCGCGGCAGTTCTGATATGAAGTGCGGAACCACGGCTTCGATCTTTACTTTCCGTTATCTGCACCGTTGTCGGGAGAAACTGCACGGCCGCCTCACTCTCACTTGCGTCTCTGACGAGGAGACCTTTGGCCCTTGGGGCGCACGCTATCTTCACGAGCACCACCCTGAGGTTCACGGTGACTGTTGTCTCAATGGTGAGCCGTCAAGCCCTTACACCATCCGCTTCGGTGAGAAGGGGCCCTTGTGGCTCGCGTTCGAGATTCGAACCAAAGGTGCCCATGGTGCCTACACCCATCAGACCGAGAGCGCGTCCAAAATTGCTGCTGCACTGATCCAAGACCTAGAAGTCGTAACCAAGATCGAGCCCAGCATGCCGGACAGTGTAGGTCTTGTACTAGATCAGGGGCGTGAGGAGATGGACCGTG
This is a stretch of genomic DNA from Gammaproteobacteria bacterium. It encodes these proteins:
- a CDS encoding M20/M25/M40 family metallo-hydrolase — translated: MEETMAEMNVGKQQLLDSIEEDRDQLVQFFSDFVASPSPNPPGDTTVAVKHITDFLDREELPYRLIDPQPTMANVVGTFEGANPGRHLVLNGHIDCFPVDETDDRWSHGPWSGEVADGKVWGRGSSDMKCGTTASIFTFRYLHRCREKLHGRLTLTCVSDEETFGPWGARYLHEHHPEVHGDCCLNGEPSSPYTIRFGEKGPLWLAFEIRTKGAHGAYTHQTESASKIAAALIQDLEVVTKIEPSMPDSVGLVLDQGREEMDRAMGKGAADIVPRVTLNIGVVKGGLKVNMVPNLVRVEADIRLPVGVEKEQVMSVVKQVLEGYPQAKMSEINSSPPSWCEPNHEMVEHLQKNANALGGYQPAPIVSLGGTDARLWRYRNVPAYVYGPPPTGMGTYNEYVEIETFLHVVRCHVLSAYDYLSHAGS